CGCGTCGTCAACGGCATCGGGATTCCCATCGACGGTCAGGGAGAGATCAAGAGCGACGACTACCGCCAGGTGGAGATCAAGGCCCCCGGCATCGTCGCCCGCAAGTCGGTCCACGAGCCGATGCAGACCGGCCTCAAAGCCATCGACGCCATGGTTCCCATCGGCCGGGGCCAGCGCGAGCTGATCATCGGCGACCGGCAGACCGGCAAGACCGCCGTCGCCCTCGACACCATCATCAATCAGAAGGGCCAGAACGTCGTCTGCATCTATGTCGCCATCGGGCAGAAGCGCTCCACCGTGGCCCAGGTGGTCGACAAACTCAAGCATTTCGGCGCCATGGACTATACCATCGTCGTGGCCGCCACGGCCTCCGACCCGGCCCCCCTTCAGTTCATCTCCCCCTACACCGGGGTTACCATGGGCGAGTTCTTCCGCGATACTGGCAAGCACGCCCTGATCATTTACGACGACCTTTCCAAGCAGGCCGTGGCCTACCGCCAGCTCTCCCTGCTGCTGCGCCGTCCCCCGGGACGAGAGGCCTACCCCGGCGACGTCTTCTATCTCCACAGCCGCCTCCTCGAGCGTGCCGCCAAGCTCAACGACGATCTCGGCGCCGGCAGCCTCACCGCCCTGCCTATCATCGAAACGCAGGCCGGCGACGTCTCCGCCTACATTCCGACCAACGTCATTTCCATCACCGACGGACAGATCTTTCTGGAAACCGACCTGTTCTACTCCGGGGTGCGTCCCGCCATCAACGTGGGTCTGTCCGTTTCCCGCGTCGGCGGCAGCGCACAGGTTAAGGCGATGAAGCAGGTCGCCGGAACCCTGCGCCTGGCGCTGGCCCAGTACCGCGAGATGGCCGCCTTCGCCCAGTTCGGCTCCGATCTCGACGCCGCCACCCAGCGCCAGCTCAACCGCGGCGCCCGCCTGGTGGAAATTCTCAAGCAGGGACAGTATCAGCCTCTGCCGGTGGAAAAGCAGGTTCTCGGCATCTATGCGGCCAACAACGGCTTCGTCGACAATTATCCGACGGGCGCCGTGCAGCGCTATGAAAAAGAGATGCTGATCTTCATGGAAAGCAGGCACGGGCAGATACTGGCCGACCTGAAGGAGAAAAAAGCTATCGACGCCGATCTCGAAGGTCGCATCAAGGGCGCCCTTGAGGAATTCAAGACTCAGTTCGTCGCCGAGTAAACCGCGAGCAGAAGGTCAGAACAGATGCCAAGTCTGAAGGATATAAAGAAGCGGATCGGCTCGGTCAAGAACACCCAGCAGATCACCAAGGCGATGAAGATGGTTTCCGCCGCCAAGCTGAGGCGGGCCCAGGAAGCCGTGGTCGCTGCCCGGCCCTATGCCAACAAGATGCAGGAGGTCCTCGCCAGCCTCGCCCTGCGCGAGGAAACCGAAGCTCATCCCCTGCTCAAGGATCGGGGGAAGGGACGGGCGTTGATCGTGCTGATGACGGCCGATCGCGGCCTTTGCGGAGGCTTCAACAGCAACATCAGCAAGGCGACCGAGCGGTTCATCCGGGCCAATACCGAGGGCTACGAGGCGCTCGACCTGATGATCATCGGCCGCAAGGGCAAAGAGCTGCTGAAGAACCGTGTCGGCCAGCACATCGTCAAGGTCTATGAAAACATCACCGGCACTATCTCCTACGGGACGGCCTCCCTTCTGGGTCAGGAAATCGTCGAGAGCTTCATCGAGGAGAAATACGATGCGGTCTATCTCGTCTACAACGCCTTCCGCAGCGCGATTTCCCAGGAAGTGACCTTCGAAAAACTGCTTCCCATTGTTCCGAAGAAGGTCGAAGAAGGCGAGCACGTCGCCGAATACCTCTACGAACCCAGCCGGAGCGCGGTTCTGGACCAGATTCTGCCCAAACACATCGAAGTCCAGGTTTTCCGCGGGCTGCTCGAGTCGGTTGCTTCCGAGCTCGGCGCCAGGATGAGCGCGATGGACAGCGCCAGCAAGAACGCCTCGGAGATGATCGGCAAGCTTACCCTTCAGTACAATCGGGCCCGTCAGGCGGCCATCACCAAAGAGCTGATGGAAATCATCTCCGGCGCCGAATCGATCAAATAAGAAAACGAACGATGATCCACACCTGCCAAGGTGAGGAAAAGGAGGAACGGTTCATCATGAATAAAGGAAAAATCACCCAGGTTATCGGTCCCGTCGTCGACGTGGAATTCGAGGCCGGTAAACTCCCCGAAATCTATCATGCCCTCAAGATCACCAACCCCTCTCTGGGGACTGGTGAGTGGAACCTGGTGGTCGAAGTAGCCCAGCACCTGGGCGAAAACACCGTCCGCACCATCGCCATGGACTCCACCGACGGTCTGGTGCGCGGCCAGGACGTGCTCGACACCGGCAAGCAGATCGTCATGCCCGTCGGTCGCAAGACCCTGGGACGCATCCTAAACGTGATCGGCCAGCCCGTCGACGAAGCCGGTCCGGTCGACTCCGATCTGGAATGGGAAATCCATCGTCCGACCCCCGAGTTTACCGACCAGTCGACCAAAGTCGAGGCCTTCGAAACAGGAATCAAAGTCGTCGACCTTCTCGCTCCCTACGCCCGCGGCGGAAAGATCGGCCTCTTCGGCGGAGCCGGAGTCGGCAAGACCGTTCTCATCATGGAGCTGATCCACAATATCGCCAAGCAGCACGGCGGCTACTCGGTCTTCGCCGGGGTGGGCGAGCGCACCCGCGAGGGGAACGACCTCTGGCACGAGATGAAAGAATCGGGCGTCCTCGACAAAGCTGCCCTGATCTACGGCCAGATGAACGAGCCCCCCGGCGCCCGCGCCCGCGTGGCGCTCTCCGCTCTCACCGTGGCCGAGTATTTCCGCGACGAGGAAGGCCAGGACGTCCTCCTCTTCGTCGACAACATCTTCCGTTTCACCCAGGCCGGCTCCGAGGTTTCGGCGCTTCTCGGCCGCATCCCCTCCGCTGTCGGCTATCAGCCGACCCTCTCGACCGAAATGGGCGAGCTGCAGGAGCGGATCACCACCACCAACAAGGGCTCGATCACCTCGGTCCAGGCGATTTACGTTCCTGCCGACGACCTGACCGACCCGGCCCCGGCGACCGCCTTTGCCCACCTCGACGCCACCACCGTTCTTTCCCGGCAGATCGCCGAGCTCGGCATCTACCCGGCGGTCGATCCCCTCGACTCCACGAGCCGCATCCTGGATCCTCAGGTGGTCGGCGAGGAGCATTACAAGATTGCCCGCGACGTGCAGTACGTTCTGCAGCGCTATAAGGACCTGCAGGACATCATCGCCATCCTCGGCATGGACGAGCTCTCCGAGGAGGACAAGCTGGTTGTGGCCCGCGCCCGCAAGATCCAGCGCTTCCTCTCCCAGCCCTTCCATGTCGCCGAGGTCTTCACAGGGTCCCCCGGCAAGTACGTCGAGCTCAAGGATACCATCAAGGGGTTCAGGGAGATCGTCGAAGGGAAATATGATGACATTCCCGAGCAGGCCTTCTACCTTGTGGGCACCATCGAGGAAGCTCTCGAAAAAGCCAAGAAGCTGGCGGCTTAAAGACCCGTTGTAGGGGCAGGGCTTGCCCTGCCCGGCTGTGGGCGCAGCAAGCGGCGCCCCTACAGAGGATAATGATATATGGCAGAAAAACTCAGACTGGAAATGGTCACCCCCTACAAGAAGGTACTCTCCACCGATGTGGATGAGGTCACCGCGCCCGGGACCCTCGGCGAATTCGGAGTGCTGCCGGGCCATACTCCGATGTTGACCAACCTCAAGGTGGGCGAGCTGGTTTACCGTACCGGCGGAGAGACCTTTCATGTGGCTGTCAACTGGGGATATGTCGAGGTGGAGAACGATACGGTCACCGTCCTGGTGGAGACCGCCGAACCCGCCGACGAGATCGACCTCGAACGCGCCAAGGCCGCCCTGGGGCGCGCCGAGGAGGCTCTGAAGAAGCTCAGCCCAGAGGACAAGAGCTACCTGATCATGGAAGCCGCTCTGGAAAGGGCCGCTATCCGGATCCAGGTAGCCGGACGCAGACAACAGCGTGGCCACTAGATTTACAGGTTCAAGGAAAACGAAAACGAAAACGGAAAGGGCGGCCCAGTGGGTCGCCCTTTGTTCTTGGGAAGAATGATAGTTTTCAGTATGGTCGGCGGTTAGCTGAATTTTTCCTTGAAAATCAGCGGGACTTTGGTCTGGACGAATCTCAGATGTTCCATCATCGCCTCTCGTGCCTTTTCCGGATTGCGTTGACGCAAGCCCTCGAAAATGGCACGGTGCTGATTCAACAGGGACTCCAGATACCCTTCCCTCTTGTAGAATTCCAGGAGGGAGACTTCGATGGTAGCCTGAAAGAGACCTCGGATCGTATCCAGAATGTGAAGTTGAATGGTGTTGTGGGTTGCCATGGTGATCGTATAATGGAACTGGGCGTCAACCTGAGGATCCCAGCCCCCTTCGCCGGCCTGCCGCTCCATCTCTTCGATGTATCCGGCCAGCGTTTCGATTTCCTCTTCCGTGGCCTTGGAGGCAGCCAGAAATGCGGACCATGTTTCCAGCCCCATGCGCACCTCAACGAGCGAAACGAGCAGACGGGGGTCTTTTTCTACCATCGTGGTGAGCGGATCCGCAAGGGAGGTTTCGGTGAGTGAACGGACGAAGGTGCCGCCGCCCTGACGCGACTCAATCAGCCCCATGGCTTCCAGAACCATGATCGCCTCACGTACCGAAGGCCGGCTGACTCCGAGCATGCTCGCCATGTCCCGCTCAGAAGGGATTCTTTCACCGGGTTTAAGTTGGCCTCTGGATATAAGTTCCTTGATCTGTCCCACGATTTCTTCGGAAATCTTTTTCGGTCGGATCGGTTTGAAAGGGTTGGTCATTCCATTGCTCCAAGATAAGAATTGGTATGACCATTTTTACCATTGTTTTCCTAGAAAAGCAACAGTTCTCTTATGCCGAGCAAGGTGCTGAACAGTAATTCCCCCCGGTCGGTGATTCATCTTGACCTCGACGCATTTTTTGCTGCCGTGGAGCAAAATGACTGTCCCGAGTTGAGGGGTCAGCCGGTCCTGGTGGGGGGAAATCGGGAAAGAGGCGTTGTCTGCGCCTGTTCCTATGAAGCCCGGCGCTACGGAATTCACTCCGCAATGCCGATGGCGCAGGCCCTTCGGTTGTGCCCAGCGGCGAAGGTGCTGCCGGTGCGGATGAAGCGTTACCGAGAGCTGTCGGCCCAGGTCTTCGGAATATTCTCGCGATTCACAGACAGGATAGAGCCCCTCTCCATAGACGAGGCCTTCCTGGACGTCAGCGGCTGTGAACGCTTGTTCGGACAGGCAACCACTATAGCTTCCCGGATCAGAAAAGAGGTCCGCGCCGAAACCGGTCTCACGGTCAGCGCTGGAGTTGCGCCAAACAAATTCCTGGCCAAGCTGGCTTCGGACTTCGGAAAACCCGACGGACTAGTAGAGGTGCGGCCTGAAGCGATCGATGAATTCCTCCTTCCCCTTCCCCTCTCCCGGCTCCATGGTGTAGGTGAGGTAACGGTCGGAAAGCTGAGGAAACTTGGGCTGCGTACCGTTGCCGACCTGCGGCAGCTCAGCAGGAGCAGCCTGAGCACCATGCTCGGAGCCCAAGGCGAACACCTGTACCTCCTGGCCCGAGGGGAAGACGATCGTCCGGTGGAGACGACCAGTGCCATCAAGTCGGTGGGACACGAGGAAACCTTTTCCAGTGACCTGTGGAAAATGAACGATTTGCACAAGGAACTGCTGGACCTGTGTGAGAGGGTGGCGGCGCGGCTGCGACGCCATGGTTTGACAGGGCGTTGTATCACCCTGAAGGTGAAATATTCCGATTTCGTGACCGTAACGCGGGGCAGGACGATCGCCACCGGCATGGACAATGCCATGATGATGTACAGGGAGGGACTGAGTCTGCTCGAAAAGACCGAGGCGGGTCGAAGGCCTGTGCGGCTCCTGGGGATCTCTCTTTCACTGCTGGAGGAGGAGGGTTCACGCCAAGCGGATCTGTTTGAAGAGGAGAGGCGTCGTCGGCAAAGCGCTCTCGACCGGGCGGTAGACGGAATACGGGAACGCTTCGGGGCTTACGGGGTGCGCCGCGGAGCCCTGGTGGAATTGCCGAGGTCAGGTGACGAGGAAGGGGGCGACACCGGTCAGTGAGCGGAGCAGGTTCGACCGGGTATGGGCTTCCAGTGTCATGCTTGGTGCCGCGGGGAGGCTGGACATCAACTGGAAGAGGGCGGCAAAGTCGATCCTCCCCTCTCCCACCGGTAAATGGTCGTCTCTTACACCGAGGTTGTCGTGAAGATGAAGGTGCACAAGGCGTGAACCGAGAGCGTTGAACCAGTCGGAAAGTGAGACATCCGCAAAGAGGCTCCAGTGGCCTATATCGAAGCAATGCCCGAGCCACGGAGTGTCAAGGGCGGACAGAAGATCGCAGAGGGTCCCCGTATCCTTCTCGAAGATATTTTCCAGAGCCATAGTGCATTTCTGTTCAGCCGCCCTTTTCAGGAGAGGCGGCCAGAAGTGCAGATTCTGATTCAGCCAGAGATGGTCGAGGCCGCTGTACTTCCACCGGTCGTATCCGGGATGAAAGACAACAAGTCGAGCCCCCAGGCGGTCGGCGGCCTCCAGGGTCTGGAAGAAGCGCTGCCGGGTCGCTTTGAACACCAGGGGTTCAAGCGCCCCAGGGTTGAGATCCGCAAAAGGAGCGTGGATAGTGACCTTCAGGCCCGCCCCGGCCAACTGGCGACCGGCGTCCCGCAGGTGTTGAGGGGACACCATGTCGAGATCCGGCCCCTTGAAGGCGATCTCGGGCTGCAGGCTTCGTTCCAGGAGGAAGGGCAGGGTCGCTCGCAATTGAGCCCAGGGAACATGGACATGCAGGCGATGATCAGTCACCCTCGCCTCCGGCGATACGATCAAGGTTTTGGATCGTACCCATCTCATCCAGAATGAACATATCTTCTTCTACGCAAGTGCCGTGATGGTCCGCAATATGGCCGTTCACCTTCCCCACCTTTTCCCTCCACGCCTCTTCCGAATGAAGATCCAGTAATAAAAGTTCCTGGAATAATAGCCGCGAAAAAGGAAAAAGGCAAGAGCTTACAAAGGCTTATCAGTGACCGAAGGATAAACTTCTTGACAATATCTGTATACTGTATACAATCCGTATACGCTTGACTTATTCTATGCAATGGAGCATTCAATGAAAAGAAAACCGATCGAACGACATCAGACCCTGAGGGAGAAGATTCTGGAGACGATCCGCGAAGCCATTCTCCGCGGGGCTCTCAAGCCCGGCGAAAAAGTCGCCGAACCTGAGTTGGCCGAGCGTTTCGGCATCAGTCGCACTCCGATTCGTGAAGCGTTCCGGCAGCTGGAGTCGGAGGGATACCTGACCGTCATTCCCCGCAAAGGGGCTGTGGTCACCGCCCTCTCGGAACGGGACGTGGAAGAGTTCTACGCCATTAAGAGCATCCTCGAAGGATATGCCGCCCGAATGGCTGCGGTCAATCTGAGCAGCAAGGATATTGACCGTCTCGAGGCAATCAATGATCGTCTAGAACAGCTGGCGCGGGACGGCGACGTAAAAACATTCTTCCGGGTACACAATGAGTTCCATGAGCTCTTCATCCGCGCCGCCGGAAATGAGAAGCTGCTGGAACTCATCGGTCAGCTTCTGATGAAGTTCAACCGGTTGCGCATGGCCTCTCTCTCTCTGCCGGGACGCATGGAAATCTCGGTGAATGAGCACAAGAAGATCCTTGAAGCCTTTAAGAGCAACGACGGGGAGAAGGCCAACCAGCTGGTGAGCAAAACGGCCGCCTATGGAGGCCAGGTTCTGATCCAGAGCATGGCCCAGCAGGAGGGAAGGCGAGTGGAAAAATCCATTCTCCAGCACGTGCTGGACATCTAGGAAGATTCTCTGTTCACATCCCATGCCGAAACAAACCCGCTCCTTTTTGGTGCGGGTTTTTTGGTATCTTAGAAGCGACGGGGCTCCCAGAATCCGGAGGTGTTCCGATGAGCTGGCTTGGCTTTGCTTTCCTGACGGCCTTTTTCGAATCCGGCAAGGACGTCTTCGGCAAAAAGAGCCTGGAAAGAAGCGATGAATACGTCGTTGCAGGCGCCTGGCGGGTTTTTGCCCTCCCCTTCCTGCTTCCCCTGCTGCTGGTGATTGACATTCCCCCTCTGGAGGCAGGCTTCTGGTGGGCGCTGCTGGTCAGCGGAGGGATTAACGTGGTGACCGCCATCCTCTATATGCGGGCGATCAGGCTCTCCGATCTGTCCATTACCGTTCCCATGGTTTCCTTCACCCCCCTGTTTCTCCTTCTAACCTCTCCCCTGCTGCTGGGAGAGAATCCGGAACCTGCAGGAATTGTCGGCATCGTGCTGATCGTCCTGGGTTCCTACCTGCTCAACCTGCATAGGAGGGATCAGGGCTTCTGGACCCCTTTCCGGGCCCTGCTCTCAGAACCCGGGCCGCGCCTGATGCTGCTGGTGGCTCTGCTCTGGAGTATTACCGCCAACGTCGACAAGATCGGCCTGCAACACTCCTCCCCTGTTCTATGGGCCATTGCAGTGAATATCGTCATCGCCTGCGGGCTTGCGCCGGTGATTTTGTACCGACGGGCCATGGGGCTAGGGCGGATCAGGGGGAATCTTGTTCTTCTCTCGGCTACCGGCTTCTGCGGCGCCATGACCTCCCTGAGTCAGATGACGGCGATAAGCCTCACCCTGGTGCCTCATGTCATCGCAATAAAGCGGACCAGCACCCTTCTATCCGTGGTGTGGGGACACTTCCTGTTCAGAGAGAGCGGCTTTCGGAAGCGTCTTGCGGGTTCTGCCGTCATGCTTGCCGGCGTGCTGCTGATCCTCTGGCCTTGAATCTGCGAAGCGCAAGGGTTGGGGTGATTTATTTCCGCGGCGGTTGGGGCTTCAGGGGAAGGGAGAAGGTCACCCGGGTTCCGATGCCCTGTTCACTGAAGACCAGGATCTCTCCGCCGTGGGCCTCGACAATCTGGCGGACGATGGACATGCCGAGACCCAGTCCGGAGAAACCGGTATTGGAAGCATCGACCCGGTAGAATTTGTCGAAGATATGATCCAGTTCGTCGGGAGACATTCCGGCTCCTTCATCTTCGACGCCTACGGTGCAGAAAAGAGGGCCTTTTCGGGCGAAGACGCGAATGGTCGTTCCGCGGGGGGAAAATTTGATGGCATTGCTGAGAAGATTCTGCATGAGTTGAGTGATTCTCGTCCGATCGAATTCCAGATTAAGGGGGTATTCGGGTAGATCCAGGACAACCTGGGTATCGGTCACCTTCTCCCGGCAGCCTTGCACGATTTCATGGAGAAGCAGGCCCAGGTCGTCTCGATGGCGATCCAGGGTGATAGGTTTCCCCGACTGGACCCGACTCAGATCGAGGAGATCGTCTACGATCCGGCCCAGCTCTTCCGCCTTCTGATAGATGATATCCAGGAATTCCTGCTGCTGCGCCGGCGAGGAGCCGTTGTACAGATCGGGCTGGCGGAGTAGTTCGGAATAGCCCATCAGCGAGGTCAGGGGAGTGCGCAGCTCGTGGGCTGCGGTGGAGATGAATTCATCCTTCATCCGGTCCAGCGCTTTTTCTTGTGAAATGTCGTGAAGGATGGTGATGGCGCCGGTCCGCCGGTTCTCCTGACCGATAACGGAAGTGGTTTTGGCCCGGATGATGCGCGGCACCTTCTGTGAAGGCCCGGACATTTCAAACTCGGTGATCAGGGGGCGGTCCTCACCGGAAAGTACGTCCCGGATCTGACTTTGCAATTCTTCCTGGTGGACAGTCTCTTCGAAAGGTCCTGAGCAGGCGTCAGCGGCTGAGCGCTCGAGGAAGCTCTCGGCGCTCAGGTTCATGAGTGAGATACTTCCATCGAGGCCGACCACCAGCAGTCCGTCGGAGACCGAGCGGAGAATCGCGTCTATCTTCGCCCGCGAAGTCTCTGTTTCCGCCAGGGCCCGACAGAGTTCCCTTTCCGCCTCCTTGCGCTCGGTAATGTCGTGGGCCACGCAGACCACGTAGCGGTCATCCCGAAAATGGACGAGAGTCAGCGTGAGGTCGATCACGCCGCCTTCTTCATCGGAGGAGACCCGGGATTCGAGTCGCAGAGGTTGGCCGGCCTGCAGGACGGGATCGCGAGTCCAGGCTTCGATGGCTTCGGCCGAGTGTGGGTCGATCGTCTCGGGCAGACACTTTTCCGCCTGCCGGCTGGCCGAAACGTCAAAAAGACGGCAGGCGCTGGGATTGGTGTCCAGAAACCGAAGGGATGGAAAACTCAACAGGCAGATGGCGTTGTCGGCCCTGTGGAGGAGCTCCCGGTACCGCTCAAGGGCATCCACCTGGCGGCGAAAGGCGGGGTAGTAGGATTTGCGGATTGAG
The Desulfuromonas sp. TF genome window above contains:
- the atpA gene encoding F0F1 ATP synthase subunit alpha codes for the protein MEIRAEEISAIIKKQIENFGREVEVSETGTIISVGDGIARIHGLDKAMAGELLEFPGGVMGMVLNLEEDNVGAAILGEAEHIKEGDTVKRTERIVQVPVGEALLGRVVNGIGIPIDGQGEIKSDDYRQVEIKAPGIVARKSVHEPMQTGLKAIDAMVPIGRGQRELIIGDRQTGKTAVALDTIINQKGQNVVCIYVAIGQKRSTVAQVVDKLKHFGAMDYTIVVAATASDPAPLQFISPYTGVTMGEFFRDTGKHALIIYDDLSKQAVAYRQLSLLLRRPPGREAYPGDVFYLHSRLLERAAKLNDDLGAGSLTALPIIETQAGDVSAYIPTNVISITDGQIFLETDLFYSGVRPAINVGLSVSRVGGSAQVKAMKQVAGTLRLALAQYREMAAFAQFGSDLDAATQRQLNRGARLVEILKQGQYQPLPVEKQVLGIYAANNGFVDNYPTGAVQRYEKEMLIFMESRHGQILADLKEKKAIDADLEGRIKGALEEFKTQFVAE
- the atpG gene encoding ATP synthase F1 subunit gamma: MPSLKDIKKRIGSVKNTQQITKAMKMVSAAKLRRAQEAVVAARPYANKMQEVLASLALREETEAHPLLKDRGKGRALIVLMTADRGLCGGFNSNISKATERFIRANTEGYEALDLMIIGRKGKELLKNRVGQHIVKVYENITGTISYGTASLLGQEIVESFIEEKYDAVYLVYNAFRSAISQEVTFEKLLPIVPKKVEEGEHVAEYLYEPSRSAVLDQILPKHIEVQVFRGLLESVASELGARMSAMDSASKNASEMIGKLTLQYNRARQAAITKELMEIISGAESIK
- the atpD gene encoding F0F1 ATP synthase subunit beta codes for the protein MNKGKITQVIGPVVDVEFEAGKLPEIYHALKITNPSLGTGEWNLVVEVAQHLGENTVRTIAMDSTDGLVRGQDVLDTGKQIVMPVGRKTLGRILNVIGQPVDEAGPVDSDLEWEIHRPTPEFTDQSTKVEAFETGIKVVDLLAPYARGGKIGLFGGAGVGKTVLIMELIHNIAKQHGGYSVFAGVGERTREGNDLWHEMKESGVLDKAALIYGQMNEPPGARARVALSALTVAEYFRDEEGQDVLLFVDNIFRFTQAGSEVSALLGRIPSAVGYQPTLSTEMGELQERITTTNKGSITSVQAIYVPADDLTDPAPATAFAHLDATTVLSRQIAELGIYPAVDPLDSTSRILDPQVVGEEHYKIARDVQYVLQRYKDLQDIIAILGMDELSEEDKLVVARARKIQRFLSQPFHVAEVFTGSPGKYVELKDTIKGFREIVEGKYDDIPEQAFYLVGTIEEALEKAKKLAA
- a CDS encoding F0F1 ATP synthase subunit epsilon, translated to MAEKLRLEMVTPYKKVLSTDVDEVTAPGTLGEFGVLPGHTPMLTNLKVGELVYRTGGETFHVAVNWGYVEVENDTVTVLVETAEPADEIDLERAKAALGRAEEALKKLSPEDKSYLIMEAALERAAIRIQVAGRRQQRGH
- a CDS encoding FadR/GntR family transcriptional regulator: MTNPFKPIRPKKISEEIVGQIKELISRGQLKPGERIPSERDMASMLGVSRPSVREAIMVLEAMGLIESRQGGGTFVRSLTETSLADPLTTMVEKDPRLLVSLVEVRMGLETWSAFLAASKATEEEIETLAGYIEEMERQAGEGGWDPQVDAQFHYTITMATHNTIQLHILDTIRGLFQATIEVSLLEFYKREGYLESLLNQHRAIFEGLRQRNPEKAREAMMEHLRFVQTKVPLIFKEKFS
- the dinB gene encoding DNA polymerase IV — its product is MPSKVLNSNSPRSVIHLDLDAFFAAVEQNDCPELRGQPVLVGGNRERGVVCACSYEARRYGIHSAMPMAQALRLCPAAKVLPVRMKRYRELSAQVFGIFSRFTDRIEPLSIDEAFLDVSGCERLFGQATTIASRIRKEVRAETGLTVSAGVAPNKFLAKLASDFGKPDGLVEVRPEAIDEFLLPLPLSRLHGVGEVTVGKLRKLGLRTVADLRQLSRSSLSTMLGAQGEHLYLLARGEDDRPVETTSAIKSVGHEETFSSDLWKMNDLHKELLDLCERVAARLRRHGLTGRCITLKVKYSDFVTVTRGRTIATGMDNAMMMYREGLSLLEKTEAGRRPVRLLGISLSLLEEEGSRQADLFEEERRRRQSALDRAVDGIRERFGAYGVRRGALVELPRSGDEEGGDTGQ
- a CDS encoding sugar phosphate isomerase/epimerase → MTDHRLHVHVPWAQLRATLPFLLERSLQPEIAFKGPDLDMVSPQHLRDAGRQLAGAGLKVTIHAPFADLNPGALEPLVFKATRQRFFQTLEAADRLGARLVVFHPGYDRWKYSGLDHLWLNQNLHFWPPLLKRAAEQKCTMALENIFEKDTGTLCDLLSALDTPWLGHCFDIGHWSLFADVSLSDWFNALGSRLVHLHLHDNLGVRDDHLPVGEGRIDFAALFQLMSSLPAAPSMTLEAHTRSNLLRSLTGVAPFLVT
- a CDS encoding GntR family transcriptional regulator gives rise to the protein MKRKPIERHQTLREKILETIREAILRGALKPGEKVAEPELAERFGISRTPIREAFRQLESEGYLTVIPRKGAVVTALSERDVEEFYAIKSILEGYAARMAAVNLSSKDIDRLEAINDRLEQLARDGDVKTFFRVHNEFHELFIRAAGNEKLLELIGQLLMKFNRLRMASLSLPGRMEISVNEHKKILEAFKSNDGEKANQLVSKTAAYGGQVLIQSMAQQEGRRVEKSILQHVLDI
- a CDS encoding EamA family transporter; this encodes MSWLGFAFLTAFFESGKDVFGKKSLERSDEYVVAGAWRVFALPFLLPLLLVIDIPPLEAGFWWALLVSGGINVVTAILYMRAIRLSDLSITVPMVSFTPLFLLLTSPLLLGENPEPAGIVGIVLIVLGSYLLNLHRRDQGFWTPFRALLSEPGPRLMLLVALLWSITANVDKIGLQHSSPVLWAIAVNIVIACGLAPVILYRRAMGLGRIRGNLVLLSATGFCGAMTSLSQMTAISLTLVPHVIAIKRTSTLLSVVWGHFLFRESGFRKRLAGSAVMLAGVLLILWP
- a CDS encoding ATP-binding protein, with the protein product MKSPSDRDRQQADLRAMILGMGERSIRKSYYPAFRRQVDALERYRELLHRADNAICLLSFPSLRFLDTNPSACRLFDVSASRQAEKCLPETIDPHSAEAIEAWTRDPVLQAGQPLRLESRVSSDEEGGVIDLTLTLVHFRDDRYVVCVAHDITERKEAERELCRALAETETSRAKIDAILRSVSDGLLVVGLDGSISLMNLSAESFLERSAADACSGPFEETVHQEELQSQIRDVLSGEDRPLITEFEMSGPSQKVPRIIRAKTTSVIGQENRRTGAITILHDISQEKALDRMKDEFISTAAHELRTPLTSLMGYSELLRQPDLYNGSSPAQQQEFLDIIYQKAEELGRIVDDLLDLSRVQSGKPITLDRHRDDLGLLLHEIVQGCREKVTDTQVVLDLPEYPLNLEFDRTRITQLMQNLLSNAIKFSPRGTTIRVFARKGPLFCTVGVEDEGAGMSPDELDHIFDKFYRVDASNTGFSGLGLGMSIVRQIVEAHGGEILVFSEQGIGTRVTFSLPLKPQPPRK